tctcggatttgacACTTCTTCTGTTCCGGATCAGCAAGTCTCGCATCGTGAAGAGAGCTCTTGAAAGCcgcatggtgaatgtgatgcgtaaagcctaacacgcttttattgactgctgtcaagtctatgaaatgagagcagtcaagcgattaggtcgtttacgttcttcaaactcttgaaagcctccatgttgaatgtcatgcgtaaagcctaatcaacttttgttgactgccgtcaagtctatgaattgagagcagtcaagcgattaggtcgtttacgttcttcaaactcttgaaagccgccatggtgaaagtgatgcgtaaagcctaatccacttttgttgactgccgtcaagtctatgaattgagaacagtcaagcgattaggtcgtttacgttcttcaaatccgtCAGAAATCAACGCGTTTCGAGAGTAGTCAAATGGCTAGATCGACCGCGACTCTCAAATTTGTTGttaaaatcctacaaaaagaAGTCAATATTagtccataaaaaaaaagtcaaaatcagttcaaaaaaaaaacaaagtcaaAATCGGTCAAAAAAAACCGATTGCAGTAAACTCAACCGCATTGAATCATTTAATGATTCATGTATTTCTTTCTCAATCCCggtcttcttctctcttccctttctctttcttccctcttttcttcttgtcTCCCACCTTCCCgtgtcttttcttttttccctctctctctcttctcttcactttctctttctccctcCCAcggcatcttcttcttctccttctttctctctctcattcgGCTTCTAAATCTCCTCAAGTTAAAGTTGGCTCTTCTGAAATTGTTTCAAAAAACTTCTACCTCTCCTGGGTCAACAAAGCTGCAGCCAATATCCACTGATAATACCTCTTAAGGATCGAAATTACAGATTCTTAGTTGGTGCAGGAAAGTCCGAAGTGTCATTGGCAGCAATTAAGGAGGAAATGAGCAGTGGTTCTAGTCAATCTCAAAACAACAGACAGTCCAGTGATCATGCAAAGACTGTTGGTTCCTTACATAAGGAAGATGCAAGAAGCTCAAATGCTGGTTTTGTGAGTGCAAATAAAATTTCCAGCAGCTCTTCTCGACATCGGAAATCAAGCAATGGTCATCATTGATCTGCAGTCTCAGGGGTCCATAAGGGAGCTGGATCTGGAAAATTTGGTactctgaaaaaaaaaaaaaaaaaaaaaaaaaaaaagcttgaCCGTGAGAAGTAGGCAGCTCGAGAATAAGCATGGGCTAAAGTTTCTGCGCTTGAACTAGAGATGAATTCTGCAAAGAGCTTGATTTTCAGAGACGAAAATTGAAGGCTGCTAGAGAAAGAATAATGCTCCGGGAGACTTCAAAAATCTTGCAAGGGCAGGCCTTGATGACGATGTAGCCCTTCTTGCGGATGGTACTAGCTTGCTGAGGATAGGTCTTGGAGGCTCCAACGTCGGCCTCGGATTCGAACTGGTGCTCCTCGTCGGACGTTTGCGGCGGAGTATGAACATCTGGTGGGCCAGTGCCACAAGCTGGAGAAGGAGTGTCCCTGCATGATCATGACAGTGAGGCGTTGATGGATTTGGGAAAGAAGCAGACCAGAGGGCCGAGGAGGCCGAGTTTTGAGTTGAAGGAGTACCGGGGATTTAAGCTGGAAAATTTGCAAGGGATATGAGATAGTGGAAGTTAACTTTAAAGTATAATATGATTGCATGGGCCTTCTTCATGTGAATGAGTGAGCTGGAGTGCAAAAGCTTTCAACTTTCCCGCGCAAGTGAGCTAGTGGAGTGCAAAAGCTTTCAACTTTCACAAACTGTCAATAGCATTACGGTGGACAAGTTGGTGGAATATGTCTTTAATGATATGTATAATCTAAAAAGTTACAATAAGCTTGCTGGAGATAACCTTTTTGCAGATAGTATATGCTCAATGTTGGAAAGAAATGTAATGTGCAAACGCACTGGCAGTCCTTCACTCAAAATTCTAACCATGTGCCGACATGAAATCACAACAGGCAGTGGAACATTGTAGGGCGTCAGTCATGAATTCAGATGAAAATATcttcaaaattaaattcatcTGATTCAAATATATGACGGAAAGAGTACAAAATTTGCGGAGCCTTTAaattttccaaaatcaaaatacatACTTCAAGTTGCGCTTCCGACATGTGACGCCGACATGTTTGCAGcacgacttgaagtgggggcatttgtagacacatgaaatttaatgaagtaaattatcttcgttaaataattaaatcgaccaagagcccgacaaaattgcacacgtggccaaaagtcaacaaagttggtgcggatccgaataaaactcgtgtcagcacataaacggatgatcgtaatcgaagctacgtgattccgaattgcatcagaaaattgaatgtcattgacgattcgaaatggtaatcggacatttgattaaattaataaatttcttaacagtcataattaaatcaattattttctgtttaatttagttatgagaataactaatttttaaattaatcagaaaatacatattgatttaattatacaattaaagaatttattattttaatgtcattaaaatattctacaaaatagaaattttgacactataaatacaccccttcaacatgaagagggGAGGATTTTTTTgagacttggagaagaaggagagaaatcactcgagcaagaatcactctcgacaaatcccgaagtctctcaagtccacgaagatcatcaaatccacgaagaatcatcaagcggccaaatcgctcgttcttcctcaaatccaaatccaacctcaagtccacgaagaatcatcaagcggtcaaatcgctcgttcttcctcaaatccaaatccaacctcaagtccacgaagaatcatcaagcggccaaatcgctcgttcttcatcaaatccaaatccaacctcaagtccacgaagaatcatcaagcggccaaatcgctcgttcttcatccaaatccaatccaaactcaagtccacgaagaatcatcaagcggccaaatcgctcgttcttcgtcaaatcaaatccaaatcaaactcaaatcctcaagatcaagtgcatgtcacccttgagccaaatcacatacggagatagaatcagaggagttcaccaaagattgtaaccccgcgcttgatattcattaaatcacattttatttgtacacgtgtctgcattcttgttgGTTTTCAGATCATCGTTCTACACATGTTAACTAGACTCTCTTTATGGCCATGAACATGTTATGAAAAGCATCTGGAAAAAGTTGTGTTTTGTTACAATCTTGTAGTTTCCACCTTTTTTTCTCTGACATCGTTGGTATATATTTCTGTTATGTAAAAGTGAACACGAGCAAGAGAGATCATAAAGTTGAGGAATTCTCAGGGCAAAGCCCAACATCGGTCTATTTTGGAAAGACAGTTTTGCCCCTATGTGTTTTCACAATACAGTATTTGTTTGTCAACTGAGAAACGACGTGTCGCTGTATTTTTTAAAACGACGTGCAGTCTCTTTACCTGCACCAGAGTCTTTGCTCGTCCTCTACTTGATTCGAACTCAACGAAACCACCGTAAAATCTTCTGACGACCGAAGCTTTTCTCCGGTCAGTTCGTTCTCCTAAACGCCGTCGTTTTATTTAGTTCAATACTGCTTTTTCCTAATTCTGTATACTTAGCTTTGTTCTAATCCACATGCTCACTCACACAGATTTGAACTCATTCGCTCCGATTTAGATTCGCCTACGGTTTACACTACACTATTATTGCTCTATCTCTTTACTAATTTcataatctcaaatcaatTATCGATGAAATTTGTTCTTGATTTTCGTATAGCTTTGGATTATAATTTGTAGTCTGCAAATTTTGTTTAGGATTGCAATGAGTGAATCCACATTTGAAGAACCGATCGAGCCGACTTCGTTTGATCTAATCGTCATCGGAACCGGCCTGCCGGAGTCAGTAATCGCCGCCGCAGCCTCTACTGCTGGCAAAACTGTGCTCCAGCTTGACCCTAAAGACTCCTACGGCAGCCATTTCGCTTCGCACACACTTGATGACCTCATTTCCTTCCTGAACTCACATGCTGCTCCTCCCTCCACTGCCGGCGGTGCCGTTAGTGATGATGATTATGCTACATTGGAGCTCAATCGGTGCTCGTTGTACTCCCACATTGAGACTGCCAACTATGCGCCGGAGGTCCTTGTTGAGCATTCGAGGAGATTCCTCATTGATGTTGGAGGGCCGAGGGTGTTGTTCTGTGCAGACAAGGCCATTGAGCTTATTGTGAAGTCTGGCGTGGGGGCGTATTTGAATTTTAAGGCGGTTGATGGGAATTTCATTTGGGATGAGAGTAGTGGTGGGTTGTGCAGTGTGCCGGACTCACGAGCAGCGATATTTAAGGATAAGAGTCTGAGTCTTAAAGAGAAGAATCAGTTGATGAGGTTCTTCAAGCTCGTTCAGCAGCACTTGGCAGCCTCTGATGGTGAGGATAATGAAAGTTCGAGGATTTCAGAGGAGGATTTGGAGAGCCCGTTTGTTGATTTTTTGACGACACGGCTGCCGCCCAAGATAAAATCGTACAGATCATATCGCCTTTCTCTATCTGTTAGTGAGATTACTGATTACTTTGTTAAAATGTCCTTTTCCTTTATTTGTGTTGGAGGGTGGGGGATTTTTAGGTTGTGATGTTTCCTCTTATTTATGGGGGTGGAAATTTATGAAGTTTTCCTCATTTCGTTTTGGATCTTGCTTATGTTAGGGCTTGTTTTACAACAATTTCAGCTTTCGCTATACTGGTTTGTGCCatgcatcaatttttttttccttttatcaTAAGTATGGTGAGAACATTGTAATTTCTTTGTTCTAGGATTATCCTATATTCCATTGCAATGGAAGATTATGATCAAGACACCTCAAAAGTTTGTAGAAGTATTCTGAAGACAAGAGATGGAATATTGCGTTTAGCTATCTATCAAAAATCAATTGGCAGGTTAGTTTTGCCCTATTATTTCCTTTAAAGTTGTCCTCTGATGGTTGGGATTTTATTGTAGTCATATTGAACTGATGCTTGACCTGGTAAGCTGGTACCAAATAGTATAGATGCTATAACATGTTATCTATGAAGAAACTGTTCATTGTATGATGGCAATTGATATAGAAAATAAGTGCACTTATGTAAAATGGGAACTAGAGGTTAGAGAAATAGTCGGAATGCTGTCAATGATTGCAATTAAGAGTTCAGAATATAGAGCTTGTCTTCTGTGATATGTTTTGATTATTACCAGAACTAAATAATTGACTATCTGTGTGGACTCAATGCTTGAGCTATTCAATATAATGTTATAAGATTCACGGTGAGTTATATTGTTCTTGTTCTCAGGTTTCAAGATGCCAATGGAGCTTTTCTTTATCCTATCTATGGTCATGGGGAGTTGTCACAAGCCTTTTGCCGCCGTGCTGCTGTAAAAGGTTGTCTCCAAGTAAGTTCAAGTGAAAGTCTCTGCTGATTTCTTTATTACAAAAAGAGTACCGAAATCGTAAGGATGTTTTGATATGTCTCCCTTTGTTTATGTAATAATTTATGCCTCTGTGTATATCCTATATTTTTTAGATAACTTTACTCTTTTGAGCATTACTACTCACTAGAGTTAGTTTTACTAGAAGGACAAAATATAGATTACTAGACATACATACTTTACTAATTCTGTTAGCCTTGGTGCTTTACCTATGTCCAAACTCTCTATCATGCAGGTTCTGCGAAGGCCAGTGGTTGCACTGCTTATGGACAAGGTGTGGGAGGGTACTGATGTTTCATTCTATGTAGAataaatttga
This genomic interval from Argentina anserina chromosome 1, drPotAnse1.1, whole genome shotgun sequence contains the following:
- the LOC126804984 gene encoding rab escort protein 1 is translated as MSESTFEEPIEPTSFDLIVIGTGLPESVIAAAASTAGKTVLQLDPKDSYGSHFASHTLDDLISFLNSHAAPPSTAGGAVSDDDYATLELNRCSLYSHIETANYAPEVLVEHSRRFLIDVGGPRVLFCADKAIELIVKSGVGAYLNFKAVDGNFIWDESSGGLCSVPDSRAAIFKDKSLSLKEKNQLMRFFKLVQQHLAASDGEDNESSRISEEDLESPFVDFLTTRLPPKIKSIILYSIAMEDYDQDTSKVCRSILKTRDGILRLAIYQKSIGRFQDANGAFLYPIYGHGELSQAFCRRAAVKGCLQVLRRPVVALLMDKNSGQYKGVRLVSGQNLLSHQLVLDPTFTVPLPPASSQPNAPNESLKGDKRKVARGICITTRSLKPDVSNLLLVYPPRSLFSEQDTSVRAIQLRGGTNGGGLAVCPSSMFVLYFSALCDDAEQGKWLLHAAMNALLTLPVSGNVECGSTDQSEDAEQKSTLLWSMLYIQEITMGQYEPLISTPMPDGNLNYDDLLDETVSIFQKIYPDEAFFPETPSPENPDEDIEGPSLED